In one window of Episyrphus balteatus chromosome 3, idEpiBalt1.1, whole genome shotgun sequence DNA:
- the LOC129915161 gene encoding proline-rich protein HaeIII subfamily 1-like: MAGKLTLTLALVVLMAVIVASQQPGGPGPRGPSPPPRGSSPPPRGSSPPPRGSSPPPRGSSLPPRGASPPPRGSQRPNGPKPNIPSTTAAPA, encoded by the coding sequence ATGGCAGGAAAACTTACTTTAACTTTGGCACTGGTAGTGCTAATGGCAGTTATTGTTGCTTCTCAACAACCCGGTGGACCAGGTCCACGAGGACCTTCACCACCTCCACGAGGATCTTCACCACCTCCACGAGGATCTTCACCACCTCCACGAGGATCTTCACCACCTCCACGAGGATCTTCACTACCTCCACGAGGAGCTTCACCACCTCCACGAGGATCTCAGAGACCTAATGGACCAAAACCTAATATACCATCCACAACTGCAGCTCCAGCCTGA
- the LOC129915162 gene encoding proline-rich protein HaeIII subfamily 1-like, whose translation MAGKLTLTLVLVVLMAVIAASQGPPGRGPPQGRPQGRPQGGPPQGGPPQGGPPQRGPPQGGPPQGGPPQRGPPQGGPQGGPGGARGPPPPPGRGPGGPNGPKPKPSTTAAPETATATSTAAPAVSSTAAAEVVSSTAAPAVSSTAAAEVVSSTAAPEITSTSTAAPEITSTSTEAPEITSTSEAPATK comes from the coding sequence ATGGCTGGAAAACTTACTTTAACTTTAGTACTTGTAGTGCTTATGGCAGTTATTGCTGCTTCTCAAGGACCTCCTGGACGTGGACCTCCTCAGGGTAGACCTCAGGGTAGACCTCAGGGTGGACCACCACAGGGCGGACCACCACAGGGTGGACCTCCACAGCGTGGACCACCACAGGGTGGACCACCACAGGGTGGACCACCACAGCGTGGACCACCACAGGGTGGACCTCAGGGTGGACCCGGTGGAGCACGAGGACCACCACCTCCCCCCGGACGTGGACCTGGTGGCCCCAATGGACCAAAACCTAAACCATCAACAACTGCAGCACCTGAGACAGCGACAGCAACATCAACTGCAGCTCCAGCAGTATCATCAACTGCAGCAGCTGAGGTTGTATCATCAACTGCAGCTCCAGCAGTATCATCAACTGCAGCAGCTGAGGTTGTATCATCAACTGCAGCTCCAGAaataacatcaacatcaactGCAGCTCCAGAaataacatcaacatcaactGAAGCTCCAGAAATAACTTCAACATCTGAAGCTCCAGCCACAAAATAA
- the LOC129915163 gene encoding basic salivary proline-rich protein 1-like, translated as MAAKLTLTLVVVVLMAVVASSQRSGPPSGGPPLNIPQAGGGPPGVQPPGAPAGPRPGGAQSGPPGLQSGPGGPPGSGSPQRGPGGTPVSGGPLRGIGGSSPPPPRKPKTSTAAPKTTTTTTTAAPDTTTSTTTAVPDTTTSTTTASP; from the exons ATGGCAGCAAAACTTACTTTAACTTTGGTGGTAGTAGTTCTAATGGCAGTGGTTGCTTCTTCGCAACGATCTGGTCCACCTAGTGGTGGTCCAcctctcaa TATCCCACAAGCTGGTGGTGGACCACCTGGTGTTCAACCACCGGGTGCGCCCGCAGGTCCACGACCTGGAGGTGCCCAATCAGGACCCCCAGGTTTGCAAAGTGGACCCGGTGGTCCCCCTGGATCTGGTAGTCCGCAACGTGGACCCGGTGGTACCCCTGTATCCGGTGGCCCTCTACGTGGAATCGGTGGTTCATCTCCACCTCCACCCAGGAAACCAAAAACTTCAACTGCAGCTCCtaagacaacaacaacaacaacaactgcagCTCCTGatacaacaacatcaacaacaactgcAGTTCCTGatacaacaacatcaacaacgaCTGCCTCTCCATAA